From the Paramormyrops kingsleyae isolate MSU_618 chromosome 7, PKINGS_0.4, whole genome shotgun sequence genome, one window contains:
- the lysmd3 gene encoding lysM and putative peptidoglycan-binding domain-containing protein 3, with protein MTGKSQHTGYHAATMAQSSNGGHTYTFGNSLVSENEFSEEDGESFELRPRGKERLKRSTSRDRMDDIVYLVRDIKEGDTLNAISLQYFCSVADIKRANNLLTEQDFFALRTIKIPVKRFSILTETHGLASQLHEEPHLDAGADCPSSRCSSSSSTSSTDSVCSFLQEKDKDIEQLVKSTDPARGSLNEVVSSLSSQHLLGEAERRPAPRKDPYYGADWGLRWWMAVAIMLVVGIVTPVFYLLYYEVLMKDDVSHHASTEAQQPQSNTKLT; from the exons ATGACAGGAAAAAGCCAACATACAGGTTACCATGCAGCCACAATGGCACAGTCTTCCAACGGAGGGCATACGTACACTTTTGGGAACAGTCTTGTCTCAGAAAATGAGTTTTCTGAAGAAGATGGGGAATCCTTCGAGCTCAGGCCCAGGGGGAAGGAGAGGTTGAAGCGGAGCACATCGAGAGACAGGATGGATGACATTGTTTACCTAGTTCGTGACATCAAGGAGGGCGACACTTTGAATGCCATATCTCTACAGTATTTCTGCTCG GTTGCAGACATTAAAAGGGCCAACAATCTTCTGACAGAGCAGGATTTTTTCGCCCTGCGTACCATCAAGATTCCGGTGAAGAGGTTCAGCATCCTGACTGAGACCCATGGCCTGGCTTCCCAGCTCCACGAGGAACCTCATTTGGATGCCGGGGCCGACTGTCCTTCCTCTAGGTGCTCATCATCATCCTCCACCTCATCTACAGACAGTGTGTGCAGCTTCCTGCAGGAGAAAGACAAGGACATAGAGCAGCTGGTGAAGTCCACGGACCCAGCCCGGGGGAGCTTGAATGAGGTCGTCTCTTCCCTGAGCTCACAGCACCTTCTGGGCGAGGCCGAGCGCCGACCAGCCCCAAGGAAGGACCCCTATTATGGGGCCGACTGGGGGCTTAGGTGGTGGATGGCGGTGGCCATAATGTTGGTGGTTGGCATCGTCACGCCGGTCTTCTATCTACTCTACTATGAGGTGTTAATGAAGGATGACGTTAGCCATCATGCCAGCACAGAGGCCCAGCAGCCACAGTCGAACACCAAGCTCACATAG
- the cetn3 gene encoding centrin-3 isoform X2: MSLPLRTELGADRTKRKKRRELTEEQKQEIKEAFELFDTDKDKEIDYHELKVAMRALGFDVKKSDVLKILKDYDREGSGKITFDDFNEVVAEKMLERDPQEEILKAFKLFDDDDSGKISLRNLRRVARELGENISDEELRAMIDEFDTDGDGESTGTRSGTGTGTGSGPKCGSTPYTNLLICA; this comes from the exons ATGAGCCTGCCATTGAG gACTGAGCTTGGTGCCGACaggacaaaaagaaaaaaaaggagagagcTGACCGAGGAACAGAAGCAAGAGATAAAAGAGGCTTTTGAGCTGTTTGACACTGACAAAGACAAAGAGATCGATTACCACGAACTGAAG GTCGCAATGAGGGCTTTGGGGTTCGATGTGAAGAAATCGGATGTGCTGAAGATACTTAAAGACTACGATCGGGAAGGAAGCGGAAAAATTACATTTGATGATTTTAATGAAGTTG TCGCAGAGAAGATGCTGGAGCGGGATCCTCAGGAGGAGATCCTGAAGGCTTTCAAGCTGTTTGACGACGACGACTCGGGCAAGATCAGCCTGCGAAACCTGCGGCGGGTAGCGAGGGAGCTGGGCGAGAACATATCGGACGAGGAGCTGCGAGCCATGATCGACGAGTTCGACACGGACGGGGACGGGGAGAGTACGGGCACTCGGTCGGGAACGGGAACGGGAACGGGATCGGGACCCAAATGCGGATCCACACCGTATACAAACCTGCTGATCTGCGCTTAG
- the cetn3 gene encoding centrin-3 isoform X1, with the protein MSLPLRTELGADRTKRKKRRELTEEQKQEIKEAFELFDTDKDKEIDYHELKVAMRALGFDVKKSDVLKILKDYDREGSGKITFDDFNEVVAEKMLERDPQEEILKAFKLFDDDDSGKISLRNLRRVARELGENISDEELRAMIDEFDTDGDGESTGTRKPGGVYFHNDWRFIRLRRLLHHGLCVTTGSLFCCLSDNTPGPLQLSRMDNSPLHFTREPWPGL; encoded by the exons ATGAGCCTGCCATTGAG gACTGAGCTTGGTGCCGACaggacaaaaagaaaaaaaaggagagagcTGACCGAGGAACAGAAGCAAGAGATAAAAGAGGCTTTTGAGCTGTTTGACACTGACAAAGACAAAGAGATCGATTACCACGAACTGAAG GTCGCAATGAGGGCTTTGGGGTTCGATGTGAAGAAATCGGATGTGCTGAAGATACTTAAAGACTACGATCGGGAAGGAAGCGGAAAAATTACATTTGATGATTTTAATGAAGTTG TCGCAGAGAAGATGCTGGAGCGGGATCCTCAGGAGGAGATCCTGAAGGCTTTCAAGCTGTTTGACGACGACGACTCGGGCAAGATCAGCCTGCGAAACCTGCGGCGGGTAGCGAGGGAGCTGGGCGAGAACATATCGGACGAGGAGCTGCGAGCCATGATCGACGAGTTCGACACGGACGGGGACGGGGAGAGTACGGGCACTCG tAAACCAGGAGGAGTTTATTTCCATAATGACTGGAGATTCATAAGACTGAGGAGGCTTCTTCATCATGGCCTCTGTGTGACCACCGGATCCTTGTTCTGCTGTCTTTCTGATAACACACCGGGACCATTACAGCTGTCTCGTATGGATAATTCACCGTTGCACTTCACACGTGAGCCTTGGCCAGGCCTGTGA
- the cetn3 gene encoding centrin-3 isoform X4, with protein MSLPLRTELGADRTKRKKRRELTEEQKQEIKEAFELFDTDKDKEIDYHELKVAMRALGFDVKKSDVLKILKDYDREGSGKITFDDFNEVVAEKMLERDPQEEILKAFKLFDDDDSGKISLRNLRRVARELGENISDEELRAMIDEFDTDGDGEINQEEFISIMTGDS; from the exons ATGAGCCTGCCATTGAG gACTGAGCTTGGTGCCGACaggacaaaaagaaaaaaaaggagagagcTGACCGAGGAACAGAAGCAAGAGATAAAAGAGGCTTTTGAGCTGTTTGACACTGACAAAGACAAAGAGATCGATTACCACGAACTGAAG GTCGCAATGAGGGCTTTGGGGTTCGATGTGAAGAAATCGGATGTGCTGAAGATACTTAAAGACTACGATCGGGAAGGAAGCGGAAAAATTACATTTGATGATTTTAATGAAGTTG TCGCAGAGAAGATGCTGGAGCGGGATCCTCAGGAGGAGATCCTGAAGGCTTTCAAGCTGTTTGACGACGACGACTCGGGCAAGATCAGCCTGCGAAACCTGCGGCGGGTAGCGAGGGAGCTGGGCGAGAACATATCGGACGAGGAGCTGCGAGCCATGATCGACGAGTTCGACACGGACGGGGACGGGGAGA tAAACCAGGAGGAGTTTATTTCCATAATGACTGGAGATTCATAA
- the cetn3 gene encoding centrin-3 isoform X3, whose amino-acid sequence MRALGFDVKKSDVLKILKDYDREGSGKITFDDFNEVVAEKMLERDPQEEILKAFKLFDDDDSGKISLRNLRRVARELGENISDEELRAMIDEFDTDGDGESTGTRKPGGVYFHNDWRFIRLRRLLHHGLCVTTGSLFCCLSDNTPGPLQLSRMDNSPLHFTREPWPGL is encoded by the exons ATGAGGGCTTTGGGGTTCGATGTGAAGAAATCGGATGTGCTGAAGATACTTAAAGACTACGATCGGGAAGGAAGCGGAAAAATTACATTTGATGATTTTAATGAAGTTG TCGCAGAGAAGATGCTGGAGCGGGATCCTCAGGAGGAGATCCTGAAGGCTTTCAAGCTGTTTGACGACGACGACTCGGGCAAGATCAGCCTGCGAAACCTGCGGCGGGTAGCGAGGGAGCTGGGCGAGAACATATCGGACGAGGAGCTGCGAGCCATGATCGACGAGTTCGACACGGACGGGGACGGGGAGAGTACGGGCACTCG tAAACCAGGAGGAGTTTATTTCCATAATGACTGGAGATTCATAAGACTGAGGAGGCTTCTTCATCATGGCCTCTGTGTGACCACCGGATCCTTGTTCTGCTGTCTTTCTGATAACACACCGGGACCATTACAGCTGTCTCGTATGGATAATTCACCGTTGCACTTCACACGTGAGCCTTGGCCAGGCCTGTGA